The genomic DNA AAacgaaaaaaaaatattgcaggCCGTCTCCTTCCCCTTCCTCGTCAGACTGGTGTACGCTTTCAAGGTAAGGACAAAACAAAGGTGTAAAGATTGTATTTGTTCCAGACAGTTAATCCTGTCGGTTAATTGGCCAACATGTCGTCATCACATTTAGATTAAATACCAAGTCCCCTGGTTGCTTTTGTCCTGTGACAGAGTTATTTCACACAAGATGACCGAGTCCAAAGAACAGAAACTTAACTTTAAACTGCACATGTGGTTAGTCTCTTGTCCTAATGTCATTAATTTctcatatttatatacatatatatatgtattctTTAAATTAACAGGACAACTCAAACCTCTACATGGTAATGGAATATGTTCCTGGTGGAGAGATGTTCTCACACCTCAGACGCACTGGGAGGTTCAGGTATTATGCACATAATTATTGTTAGCGTtcggttgttttttgtttgcgaTTGCTGTTGTAGCCACAAATAGCTGAACAAAAGCAATTTCAGGTGTTCTGTTTGGTCTGTCAGAGCTATAAATGAATTAGAAACCTACACCTATATAGTGTTTGACTGAGTTGTCTTTCATTCAGAAGAGACTTGAGTTCCTTCATATTTTCCGTCAGTATCTGACTGTCTGTGTTTCCTTCTCTCAGTGAACACCATGCTCGATTTTATGCAGCTCAGATCGTGCTCACCTTTGAGTACCTTCACTCCTTAGACCTCATCTACAGAGACCTGAAGCCTGAAAACCTGCTCATAGACCAACATGGGTATATCCAGGTATATAGTCaatgtaaagaaataaaagtagTGGAAAGGCATCAGCAAATCAGAAACAGTGTGTTAATAGGACAGCCTAGGGGCTGAAGCCTTCAGATGTTAGTTTATAGCTGGACAAAACTGAAGCAAGATACATCTTAAAGACTTTAGTTGACATTGTTCTGTGTTTGCAGTCAGTCTAAAACCAGACCTGAGAGGTTGTGACATGTACGTGCTCGATGTTGTCTCTAAAATAACGTTCTATACGTAACGTTCTATAAGTCGTATTAGCCTAAATTATTGTAAATAAACATATAAAGAAGACAGGATTTTTAATAATCTCTACCGGCAGAGATTAGAGCCACTGAAACTGTCACTAGATTAaaagccatgataaaaagtcTATTACACCAAAACAGATCTGCCAGTCTGAAATGTTAATTCGAGTGGTAAACTCTGCGTTGTAACCTGGTTAAACAGTTTCAGAAAACCACAGTTCTCACAGGTCCTGTGTGTAGTTCAGTGGGTTTTGATTTAGTGCGTTTCTGCCTGTGACAGTAACATTTGTGTCTGTCAAACCTGTGATAGTTCAGTCAACCTGCACTGTTATAGTCCTGCATGGTTAcctttatgtatttattctTCTTATAAcaattgtgttgtttttttatctcaGGTCACAGACTTTGGCTTTGCCAAAAGAGTAAAGGGCAGGACCTGGACGTTGTGTGGAACTCCTGAGTATCTGGCTCCAGAGATCATCCTCAGCAAGGTGAGGCTTCATACACAGTTAGCCCATCTTACATGTTTGAATGTCCGGCTGGAGGCTGCTGGGTGATGGTTCAGTTTGTGTGCTGACCTTTGTGCACAAATCCACATTTATATTGAATCAATTGTCATTTAGAAATTCAAACAAACAGCTAATTGATCTCACTCCAGTTAAGCACATTTTTCACTGGCAGCCTTTGACACCGAGTGTCAGCTGATGTCTTTCCTTACAGATTTGAGTCAGTGCTGAGGTTAAATTATTCTCTGTCCCATATAACTACGGGATATTAATACATCAGGATATAATCCTTGTATTAGTCATACAGTGTAGATCTAGAGGCCCACAAAATAAGCCGTGGAGAGAGCTCTACCAGTactgcctttgttttgtttaaagctCGTTCTGCTGTAGCACAGAGGCTTTACAACAACGAGCCACTGTCCTGGTCTTTATCTGtctcgatcgtggctcaagagttgggagttcgccttgtaatcggaaggttgctggttcgagctcTGGCTCGgccagtctcggtcgttgtccTTGGGCAacacacttcacccgttgcctactggtggtggtcagagggcccggtggcgccagtgtccggcagcctcgcctctgtcagtgcgccccaggctggctgtggctacagtgtagctacctccaccagtgtgtgtgtgtgtgtgtgggccatTTACATTCTTCAGTATCGCTTCATATGTTTAGAAACGGGGACACTGAACCTTCTCTCCTCGGGGACTGTTTTTGCAAAAAGAGcttaaacataaatattaatacatcagataaaataaataaatagtaaattaCACATTACTGATCTTTCTTTGaagtcatttatttaaaaaaaaaacagtgatggAATTAATTAACATTGGCATTACATGTTATAATTAATAAAATGAGAGCCTGAGAGTCCATTTTACCAAAAATGTTCTTGAATTAAATATTAAGTATCTGGTCCGGGCCTATAGAGGCCCCCTATGACGTCTTCCAGGTAGTTCTTTTGCTACTGGCTCAAAGAAAGTCAGCTCGTTCCCATTAATGTTCAGCGGACATGTGAACTCTGGCTTTAAAACGAAAAGTCTGACACGGAGAGTAGATTATATCATCAGAGGCATCAGTAGAAACATCAGACTAGATAGAAATGACTTTACTATTACTCTGTACTTGGACAAGCGAGTACAGAGGGTGGTCAGTTAAGAGATGCCCCTTATCCTGGAGGTCAAAATTGCAACTGTGCCCTGTGTTGGGCTTCTTTAGCTCTCTGAGTCAGACTATCTCCAAATTTGAGATAATTTGTTACTTTTGCTTTCTAATTAAAAATAGACCAAGAAAAGTCTTTAAAATttgatgaaacatttttttctttcagggcTACAACAAAGCTGTGGACTGGTGGGCTCTTGGAGTTCTTGTCTACGAGATGGCTGCTGGTTACCCTCCTTTTTTCGCTGATCAGCCTATCCAGATTTATGAAAAAATTGTTTCTGGCAAGGTATGCAAAGATAAGCAGGAGCAATGTTTGAGCTTTACTTTTTCCAATGTTTAAATGCTCTGATATTAGTTGGTGAAGctagatgagtttaaatatctggggtcaaccatccaaaatgcacaagagaggtgaagaagagagtgcaggtgGGGTGAAGTGGGTGGAGACGAGTGTCAGggatgatttgtgacagaaggatagcagcaagagtgaaagggaaggtttacaagatggtagtggTGTTGTGATGTGCGGCTTGGAGGCAGTGGCACAAGAGCTGGAACTCTGGGTGGCAGAGTTTAAGATGCTCAGATTTTCAGTGGGAGTGACCAAGAGGGACAGCACAGGATGAGCGGTTTGGAGACAACGTTAGAGAGGCAAAAAGGAGATGGTTGAACATGGAGCTGCTGGGCCAGAGTAAGAcctcagagaagattcatggatgtagtgaaggaggacatgcagaggattGGTTTGGCAGACGAAGATGCTGAGGATAgggtggaggcagatgatctgctgtggcaaccAGCCAGAAGAAGGAGGACACTGCTGACTACCATCGGGACCAGCTTGCTTTTGGCTTTCCAGTTGTTCTTTAGTGCTTTTAGCTGTTTTATTTCAGCGTAATAAGCGAAACAGTGAAAGTATTTTTCTGCAATTTGTGTTTCATAACCCAcatctttgatttatttatgtatttttgcaaTTCTGCAGGTTCGATTTCCCTCTCACTTTAGCTCCGACCTCAAGGATCTGCTGAGGAACCTGCTTCAGGTTGACCTGACAAAGAGATTTGGGAACCTGAAGAATGGTGTCAATGACATAAAGAATCACAAGTGGTTCTCCACAACAGACTGGATTGCCATCTATGAGCGAAAGgttggtgttgttttttttcccagggAAAATAATCAGTGTGTTGCTCGCGCTTCCTTTTTTGGATGTGGTTCatattaaaatggaaaattcataTCCTCCTAAATTCTCAGGTTGAAGCTCCCTTCTTGCCAAAGTGCAGAGGACCAGGAGACACAAGCAACTTTGATGActatgaagaggaggagatccGTGTATCGCAAACAGAAAAGTGTGCGAAAGAGTTTGCTGACTTCTAGTGAACGAGCAAGAGTCCCAATCAGGGCTCTTGTGTTTTGGGATATTTGCACTCCGCTGAGGGTTAAGATGGAACTGAGGCCATCACGTGCTCAAACAAATGCCTAGTTCCTTCAGTCCACACAGCCGAATGAGCTCCTTTTTTTGCCATGATCCTGCGTGCTGTTAGCACTAATCTATACACAGGCACATTATGCAGACACCCCTCGTGCTGCAACACAGAGTACCAGACCACGTTCctgttgtgtttcttttttttaccttgttTTCTATGTTTGCCACTGTCTGTGTCCTGTCGTCCCTTATTTAAGTTCTTATTTGAGAAGCAACTTGAAGACGAATATTAATCTTACTTTGAAGCAGCTAGCTGGTGTTGCACATGATGTGGTTTTTAGGCTTTTGGATAACTAAGGGACACTTTTGGGCAGAGCGTTTAAATATCTGATATCTCATTGGCTGTTACACGTTTTCTGTTACATGACTTAGTTTCCCGTAGGATTCAGTTTAGTATTCCTT from Maylandia zebra isolate NMK-2024a linkage group LG15, Mzebra_GT3a, whole genome shotgun sequence includes the following:
- the prkacba gene encoding protein kinase, cAMP-dependent, catalytic, beta a isoform X2, with translation MGNAATAKKGNEQESVKEFLAKAKEDFLRKWECPPQCTTSLDDFERFKTLGTGSFGRVMLVKHKATNQFYAMKILDKQKVVKLKQIEHTLNEKKILQAVSFPFLVRLVYAFKDNSNLYMVMEYVPGGEMFSHLRRTGRFSEHHARFYAAQIVLTFEYLHSLDLIYRDLKPENLLIDQHGYIQVTDFGFAKRVKGRTWTLCGTPEYLAPEIILSKGYNKAVDWWALGVLVYEMAAGYPPFFADQPIQIYEKIVSGKVRFPSHFSSDLKDLLRNLLQVDLTKRFGNLKNGVNDIKNHKWFSTTDWIAIYERKVEAPFLPKCRGPGDTSNFDDYEEEEIRVSQTEKCAKEFADF
- the prkacba gene encoding protein kinase, cAMP-dependent, catalytic, beta a isoform X1, with product MSQGKDQSFASRFFNKYKSKGSQENRVQESDVPHISEFTIMWDKCMKEFLAKAKEDFLRKWECPPQCTTSLDDFERFKTLGTGSFGRVMLVKHKATNQFYAMKILDKQKVVKLKQIEHTLNEKKILQAVSFPFLVRLVYAFKDNSNLYMVMEYVPGGEMFSHLRRTGRFSEHHARFYAAQIVLTFEYLHSLDLIYRDLKPENLLIDQHGYIQVTDFGFAKRVKGRTWTLCGTPEYLAPEIILSKGYNKAVDWWALGVLVYEMAAGYPPFFADQPIQIYEKIVSGKVRFPSHFSSDLKDLLRNLLQVDLTKRFGNLKNGVNDIKNHKWFSTTDWIAIYERKVEAPFLPKCRGPGDTSNFDDYEEEEIRVSQTEKCAKEFADF